In Leptotrichia sp. OH3620_COT-345, a single window of DNA contains:
- a CDS encoding type IV pilin protein produces MKNRGIYQKKSLKKGFTLIEVILVVAIIAVISTIAVPQVGKYLNKANRSRIIGAISELNNSSTSWSIDHGGDSPKNLQEILTEHGNLEKLGIGMTATGNFKVGNIKGVIIYDKGEIYGKVDSDSKAFPGEEIRK; encoded by the coding sequence ATGAAAAATAGAGGAATTTATCAAAAAAAATCTTTGAAAAAGGGATTTACATTAATTGAAGTTATTTTAGTAGTTGCAATTATTGCCGTCATATCTACAATTGCTGTACCGCAAGTAGGGAAATATCTTAATAAAGCCAATAGAAGCAGGATAATCGGAGCTATAAGTGAATTAAACAATTCTTCGACTTCGTGGAGTATAGATCATGGAGGTGACAGTCCGAAAAACTTACAGGAGATATTAACGGAACACGGAAATTTGGAAAAGCTGGGAATAGGGATGACTGCCACAGGAAATTTTAAAGTAGGAAATATAAAAGGGGTTATTATATACGACAAAGGAGAAATATATGGAAAAGTGGACAGTGACAGCAAAGCGTTTCCCGGAGAAGAAATAAGGAAATAA
- a CDS encoding type II secretion system F family protein, whose protein sequence is MVSFFNRKSPTKIKDRHLLSFLKSMYYLIKGKMELLDSLNLVSINYSSEFREKIIQTRKLIEKGKPLNKAFEKIASDKEFLGLIRIGEQTGNLEAVFKNLYEKYKFKEKIRKEIAGLSIYPVTVITTAMIIVTVLLKFVVPKFVLVYSDTGQKLPFITEIIIKFSETFNKYSFIVTILLIIFIWIIIYIKNRNKERFEKILLNIPIWSKIYKDIKVLNFTGNMYFLTNAEIPFLQALKICLVSESGILNNEIKKIIIKVEKGENIRKSFYNLNFFNQEYVNFLSIGEKTGEISNAFFNLYEIYYERVTEKVRIFLKMFEPLSIIFIAIIVGVIMLSIMLPVFKMGEIL, encoded by the coding sequence GTGGTAAGTTTTTTCAATAGAAAAAGTCCGACTAAAATAAAAGATAGACACTTATTATCATTTTTGAAAAGTATGTATTATTTGATAAAAGGTAAAATGGAACTTTTAGATTCGCTAAATCTTGTTTCAATAAATTATAGCAGTGAGTTTAGAGAAAAGATAATACAGACAAGAAAACTTATAGAAAAAGGAAAACCTTTGAATAAAGCTTTTGAAAAGATAGCATCAGATAAGGAATTTCTGGGATTGATAAGAATAGGGGAACAGACCGGAAATCTTGAAGCGGTTTTCAAAAATTTATATGAAAAATATAAATTTAAGGAAAAAATAAGAAAAGAAATAGCAGGGTTAAGTATATATCCTGTTACGGTTATCACTACGGCTATGATTATTGTAACAGTACTTTTGAAATTTGTAGTTCCAAAATTTGTACTTGTATATTCGGATACGGGACAGAAATTGCCGTTTATAACCGAAATAATTATAAAATTTAGTGAAACTTTTAATAAATACAGCTTTATTGTTACAATTTTATTGATAATTTTCATTTGGATAATTATTTACATAAAAAATAGAAATAAAGAAAGATTTGAAAAAATACTGTTAAATATTCCGATCTGGAGTAAAATATATAAAGATATAAAAGTTTTGAATTTTACAGGGAATATGTATTTCCTTACAAATGCTGAAATCCCTTTTTTACAGGCACTTAAAATATGCCTTGTCTCTGAAAGCGGTATTCTGAATAATGAAATAAAAAAAATTATAATAAAGGTGGAAAAAGGTGAAAATATAAGAAAATCTTTTTATAATTTGAATTTTTTCAATCAGGAATATGTTAATTTTTTAAGTATAGGAGAAAAAACAGGAGAAATATCCAATGCCTTTTTTAATTTATATGAAATTTATTATGAGAGAGTAACAGAAAAAGTAAGGATATTTCTTAAAATGTTTGAACCGTTATCTATAATATTTATAGCAATAATAGTAGGTGTGATAATGTTATCGATAATGCTTCCCGTTTTTAAAATGGGGGAGATATTGTAG
- a CDS encoding DUF979 domain-containing protein: MDIKAFLNILSEIIYFLCGLISISTALRGLKNEKGKIGTFLFWFILGITFIFGKVIPYKFTGGLLIILGIITVTKQLQPGTFPVIPSEFKIAQSEKFKNKIFIPAALIGIAAFLILQFKIGKVSIPSAVGIGGGAIIALIAALIIIKPNFRETNEDTAKMLMQTGATVLLPQLLAALGIIFKEAGIGNIISQSISSVVPSGNVVIGVIIYAIGMALFTMIMGNAFAAFSVITVGIGIPFVIAHGGNPAVIGALGMTAGYCGTLMTPMAANFNIIPASILEIKNKYAIIKIQIPVALSLLVMHVILMLVLGF; the protein is encoded by the coding sequence ATGGATATAAAAGCATTTTTAAACATATTATCGGAAATTATTTATTTCCTCTGCGGATTGATAAGCATAAGCACTGCTCTAAGAGGACTAAAAAATGAAAAAGGAAAAATAGGAACTTTTCTGTTCTGGTTTATTTTAGGTATTACATTTATTTTCGGAAAAGTCATACCTTATAAATTTACGGGAGGATTACTCATAATTCTCGGAATAATTACAGTTACAAAACAGCTTCAGCCGGGAACTTTTCCTGTTATCCCCTCTGAATTTAAAATAGCTCAAAGTGAAAAATTTAAAAATAAAATATTTATTCCTGCAGCGTTAATAGGAATTGCGGCTTTTCTCATACTCCAGTTTAAAATCGGGAAAGTGTCGATTCCTTCTGCGGTAGGTATAGGTGGCGGTGCAATTATTGCCTTAATTGCAGCCCTAATAATTATAAAACCGAATTTCAGGGAAACAAATGAAGATACTGCAAAAATGTTGATGCAGACAGGGGCTACCGTACTTCTTCCCCAGCTTCTTGCAGCTTTAGGAATCATTTTTAAAGAGGCTGGAATTGGAAATATAATATCACAGAGTATTTCCTCAGTAGTACCTTCAGGAAATGTTGTTATAGGCGTTATTATTTATGCAATAGGAATGGCATTATTCACTATGATTATGGGAAATGCTTTTGCAGCTTTTTCAGTAATAACAGTAGGTATCGGTATTCCTTTTGTTATTGCTCACGGAGGAAATCCCGCAGTAATAGGAGCTTTAGGAATGACTGCCGGATACTGCGGAACTCTTATGACTCCTATGGCAGCAAATTTCAATATAATTCCTGCTTCAATATTAGAAATAAAGAATAAATATGCTATTATTAAAATTCAAATTCCTGTAGCATTATCATTACTTGTTATGCATGTAATATTAATGCTTGTACTAGGATTCTAA
- a CDS encoding MFS transporter, with protein MDAGIQQQINKTKKYSIFEAIFYNGFYVGMQGFVMLSLAIYFNFNPFFISIVSVLPTAGYFLQIFTKSVNRFLGNRKKTLMLSVTISRMVVCVLPFAILFDIRKPEIYFLIMFIYALFSPFVNNVWTATMVEIIEKKDRGKYFGLRNFFSSLSTVIYILLYGYLLSMNDKKVAMLLLTLCMSLSAIVSAIFMYLHYVPVLGKKIEKVSIKLALKNKNFVIYLKFASVWLFTWEFLKPLFEYYRIKILGVDIIFISQMGVLTAILSSGLYVLYGKLSDKYGNKTMLRMGIFFTTYFVLIYYSMTEDNKISMLFTAAIVDAVGFTAITLSLLNLLMEISEEPADAYVGAYAAVCGMTAITAGIFGGVLGTYINNGVIYIFGETFHTIRIAFVIGFLLRLYCLLQLTRVDSFEKTFVYKGGLPIKNILSKRLYSIGAAYINATKAKINGHHKEEIEQEKHENEETDIKTDSENSENITENNEKNNNNIGGNTAESNMEINNKKGENIKR; from the coding sequence TTGGATGCGGGTATACAGCAACAGATAAACAAGACGAAAAAATATTCGATATTTGAAGCAATATTTTATAACGGATTTTATGTAGGAATGCAAGGTTTTGTCATGCTGAGCCTTGCAATATATTTTAACTTCAATCCGTTTTTTATATCAATAGTATCGGTACTGCCTACTGCCGGATACTTTCTACAGATTTTTACAAAATCTGTAAACAGATTTCTCGGAAATAGAAAGAAAACTTTAATGTTGTCAGTCACAATATCAAGAATGGTAGTGTGCGTATTACCTTTTGCAATATTATTTGATATAAGGAAGCCTGAAATATATTTTTTAATTATGTTTATTTATGCACTGTTTTCTCCCTTTGTAAATAATGTGTGGACAGCCACTATGGTTGAAATTATTGAAAAAAAGGACAGAGGTAAATATTTCGGACTGAGAAATTTTTTCTCTTCTTTGTCTACGGTAATATATATACTTCTTTACGGATATCTCCTGTCAATGAATGATAAAAAAGTTGCTATGCTTCTTCTTACTTTATGTATGTCATTATCGGCAATAGTGTCTGCAATTTTTATGTACCTTCATTATGTACCTGTCTTAGGGAAAAAAATAGAAAAAGTAAGTATAAAATTGGCATTAAAAAATAAAAATTTTGTAATTTATCTCAAATTTGCTTCAGTCTGGCTCTTTACATGGGAATTTTTAAAACCTTTATTTGAATATTACAGAATAAAAATATTGGGTGTGGATATTATATTTATTTCTCAAATGGGAGTTCTGACAGCGATACTGTCAAGCGGACTTTATGTTCTTTATGGAAAGTTGTCGGATAAATATGGAAATAAAACAATGCTTAGAATGGGGATATTTTTTACTACATATTTTGTACTGATATATTATTCAATGACAGAAGATAATAAAATATCAATGTTATTTACAGCTGCAATAGTAGATGCTGTAGGATTTACGGCAATTACTCTCAGTTTATTGAATTTACTTATGGAAATTTCAGAAGAGCCTGCGGATGCTTATGTGGGAGCATATGCAGCTGTTTGTGGAATGACTGCAATTACTGCAGGAATATTTGGAGGTGTACTTGGTACATATATAAATAATGGAGTTATTTATATTTTCGGAGAAACATTCCATACTATAAGAATAGCCTTTGTAATAGGCTTCCTGTTAAGGCTTTACTGTCTACTCCAATTAACGAGAGTAGATTCATTTGAAAAAACGTTTGTATATAAAGGGGGGCTGCCTATAAAAAATATACTTTCTAAAAGGCTGTACTCAATAGGAGCTGCTTATATAAATGCAACAAAAGCAAAAATAAACGGACATCATAAAGAAGAAATTGAACAGGAAAAACATGAAAATGAAGAAACGGATATAAAAACAGACAGTGAAAATTCAGAAAATATAACGGAAAATAACGAAAAAAACAATAACAATATAGGAGGAAATACGGCAGAAAGCAATATGGAAATAAACAATAAAAAAGGAGAAAATATTAAAAGATAA
- a CDS encoding general secretion pathway protein GspD produces the protein MKYMKNKRKLILVILSAFHFVMGINLFPSKINDYVNRQDIKKVNKIFIYKKNSEDSKSVNLSENEPKNTDINMKDANKNNIGSGKHIENREENRKNEKTEEIEMEYRNAKEISEKLDGFKNLKLVGIDNKIIISGEEKEIIQVKKIIKSLDRPKEQIIIKGSIIDTSSNLFEKLGVDWSINLENSPPAKSNLIAKFLNGEISIGSIFSNGGKFLGIDFNLLKENGDIKIEAMPTLLIMEDEQGELKVTEEVLVGERKTTKNNVEYIEPVFSEAGIVFKILPEIRKINGIKKILLKVDTEISNFKLTSSYNTSEGAKQKNQTKTVITLNNGGSTFIGGLKQNVGKETVRKIPFLSSIPIIGPLFKYKRTNREIRDIYIEIEAVIQETEY, from the coding sequence ATGAAATATATGAAAAATAAAAGAAAGCTGATTTTGGTTATATTATCAGCTTTCCATTTTGTAATGGGGATTAATCTTTTTCCATCAAAAATAAATGATTATGTGAATAGACAGGATATTAAAAAAGTAAATAAAATATTTATTTATAAGAAAAATAGTGAAGACAGCAAAAGTGTAAATTTATCTGAAAATGAACCAAAAAATACTGACATAAATATGAAAGATGCCAATAAAAATAATATAGGTAGTGGAAAACATATAGAAAATAGAGAAGAAAACAGAAAAAATGAAAAAACTGAAGAAATAGAAATGGAATATAGAAATGCAAAAGAAATTTCGGAAAAACTGGACGGATTTAAAAATCTTAAACTTGTAGGTATTGATAATAAAATAATAATAAGTGGGGAAGAAAAGGAAATAATACAGGTAAAAAAAATAATAAAATCTCTTGATAGACCTAAAGAGCAGATAATTATAAAAGGATCGATAATAGACACTAGTTCAAATTTATTTGAAAAACTGGGAGTAGATTGGTCAATTAATTTAGAAAATTCTCCTCCCGCAAAATCAAATCTTATTGCAAAGTTTTTAAATGGTGAAATATCAATAGGTTCCATATTTTCAAACGGAGGGAAATTTTTGGGAATTGATTTTAATCTGTTGAAAGAAAATGGAGATATAAAGATAGAAGCTATGCCGACACTTTTAATAATGGAAGATGAGCAGGGGGAGCTGAAAGTTACGGAAGAGGTTCTCGTAGGAGAAAGAAAAACGACAAAAAATAATGTAGAATATATAGAACCTGTATTTTCCGAAGCAGGTATAGTTTTTAAAATTTTACCTGAAATAAGGAAGATAAACGGGATAAAAAAAATATTATTAAAGGTGGATACGGAAATAAGTAATTTTAAACTTACATCAAGTTATAATACATCTGAAGGTGCAAAACAGAAAAATCAAACTAAAACCGTAATAACTCTTAATAATGGAGGATCAACTTTTATAGGAGGACTGAAACAGAATGTCGGAAAGGAAACAGTGAGAAAAATTCCTTTTTTATCGAGTATACCTATAATCGGTCCGTTATTTAAGTATAAAAGGACAAATAGAGAGATAAGGGACATATATATAGAAATAGAAGCTGTAATACAGGAAACGGAATATTAA
- a CDS encoding prepilin-type N-terminal cleavage/methylation domain-containing protein gives MDKNRKNKGYLLLEILICLFLFSVLVFVVSVFLKRIVIIEKRKKEDQIIYENLHFTGYRVIEDIKNRSMEKFLYESISDNIHVRQNEILLKKEGKFYKLEHEKGKLYVSDGNNIMDLGKKTVVGKYDKVEFKRIDKLLVIILEYKNNKEIKILNLF, from the coding sequence ATGGATAAAAATAGAAAAAATAAGGGCTACCTTTTACTTGAAATTTTAATATGTCTGTTTTTATTTTCTGTCTTGGTTTTTGTAGTATCTGTGTTTCTAAAAAGAATAGTTATAATTGAAAAAAGAAAAAAGGAGGATCAAATAATATATGAAAATTTACACTTTACAGGATATAGAGTAATAGAAGATATAAAAAATAGGAGTATGGAAAAATTCCTTTATGAAAGTATTTCAGATAATATACACGTTAGACAAAATGAAATTCTTTTGAAGAAAGAAGGGAAATTTTATAAGTTGGAACATGAAAAGGGGAAATTATATGTTTCAGACGGAAATAACATTATGGATTTAGGAAAAAAGACGGTTGTAGGAAAATACGATAAAGTTGAGTTTAAAAGAATAGATAAATTGTTAGTTATAATTTTAGAATATAAAAATAACAAGGAAATTAAAATTTTAAATTTATTTTGA
- a CDS encoding ROK family protein, whose translation MAVIGAIEAGGTKFICGLGNEKGKITERISIPTTTPEETMEKVIEYFKNKKFDVMGIGSFGPIDPVKNSKTYGYITKTPKPYWSDYNIIGELKKHFHVPMEFDTDVNGAALAETWWGAGKGLKNVMYITVGTGIGAGAIVNGVMLQGLTHPEMGHIFLKKHPEDNFEGRCPFHKDCLEGMAAGPAIEERWGKKGQELVDDMCVWEMEAYYLAQAIVNYILILSPQRIIMGGGVMKQKQLFPLIRKNVQKFLNGYVHKKEILEEIDKYIVCPDLGDEAGFVGSLALGKIALDKLTL comes from the coding sequence ATGGCTGTAATCGGGGCAATTGAAGCGGGAGGAACGAAATTTATATGTGGTTTGGGAAATGAAAAGGGAAAAATTACAGAAAGAATAAGTATCCCTACGACTACTCCTGAAGAAACAATGGAAAAAGTAATTGAATACTTCAAAAACAAGAAATTTGATGTTATGGGCATCGGAAGTTTCGGACCTATAGATCCTGTGAAAAACTCAAAAACATATGGATATATAACAAAAACTCCGAAACCTTACTGGAGTGATTATAATATAATAGGGGAATTAAAAAAACATTTTCATGTTCCGATGGAATTTGATACTGATGTAAATGGTGCGGCTCTTGCCGAAACATGGTGGGGTGCAGGAAAAGGACTGAAGAATGTAATGTATATTACCGTGGGAACCGGAATAGGAGCCGGAGCGATAGTAAATGGTGTAATGCTTCAGGGATTGACTCATCCTGAAATGGGGCATATATTTTTAAAAAAACATCCTGAAGATAATTTTGAAGGAAGATGTCCATTTCACAAAGATTGTCTTGAAGGAATGGCTGCCGGTCCTGCAATTGAAGAAAGATGGGGTAAAAAAGGACAGGAACTTGTAGATGATATGTGTGTATGGGAAATGGAAGCTTATTATTTAGCTCAGGCAATAGTAAATTATATATTGATCTTATCTCCTCAAAGAATAATTATGGGTGGTGGAGTAATGAAACAAAAACAGCTGTTTCCGCTTATAAGGAAAAATGTACAGAAATTTTTAAACGGTTATGTCCATAAAAAAGAAATTTTAGAAGAAATAGACAAATATATTGTGTGTCCGGATCTTGGAGATGAAGCGGGATTTGTGGGATCACTAGCTTTGGGGAAAATAGCTTTGGACAAACTGACATTGTAA
- a CDS encoding prepilin peptidase, giving the protein MLKILLDIIKYGIFMHICIVDIKKKIISEAGFIILMFIGFQKALSDSSLTDYYLGICTFSLPLLILYIVEDYIKKEIIGFGDIKLMMAVGGIFKYRNIREIMEFYLLLYILSGIAVCFLLLYFKYKKKKSEYVPFAPFIIVSHIVFGYLGRNIILF; this is encoded by the coding sequence ATGTTAAAAATTTTACTTGATATTATAAAGTATGGGATATTTATGCACATATGTATAGTTGACATAAAAAAGAAAATTATTTCTGAAGCAGGATTTATTATACTTATGTTTATAGGATTTCAGAAAGCCTTATCGGATAGCAGTTTAACAGATTATTATTTGGGGATATGTACGTTTTCTTTGCCGTTGCTTATTCTTTATATTGTCGAAGATTATATAAAAAAGGAGATTATAGGTTTTGGAGATATAAAATTGATGATGGCAGTGGGAGGAATTTTTAAATATAGAAACATAAGAGAAATTATGGAATTTTATTTGTTACTGTATATTCTATCAGGAATTGCGGTATGTTTTTTACTTCTATATTTTAAATACAAGAAAAAGAAATCGGAATATGTTCCTTTTGCTCCTTTTATAATTGTTTCTCATATTGTATTCGGGTATTTAGGAAGAAATATTATTTTATTTTAA
- a CDS encoding CYTH domain-containing protein has protein sequence MKELEVRFALNKNEEEYIKILEYLEKNYSFKENVYQNDRYFKEYGKEMEKEIQGSYIYRIRKENDKYIFTRKDTIAPGLWDEHEIILEGDEAEFLKNVLKSGFNNVLTINKLRKTYKKNQKTINLDKIDGLGIYLEIELLGEFSQKDIELYKKNIAEEFFFIKPKIENKGYVQLMRELNESDGNA, from the coding sequence ATGAAAGAATTGGAAGTAAGGTTTGCTTTAAACAAAAATGAAGAGGAATATATCAAAATTTTGGAATATTTAGAAAAGAATTATTCATTTAAAGAAAATGTGTATCAAAATGATAGATATTTTAAAGAATATGGAAAAGAAATGGAAAAAGAAATTCAGGGGAGCTATATTTATAGAATAAGGAAAGAAAATGATAAGTATATATTTACACGAAAAGATACAATAGCACCAGGATTATGGGATGAACACGAGATTATTCTTGAAGGAGATGAAGCAGAGTTTTTAAAAAATGTATTGAAAAGTGGGTTTAATAATGTACTTACAATTAATAAGTTACGTAAGACATATAAAAAAAATCAAAAAACTATAAATTTAGATAAAATTGATGGATTAGGAATTTATCTAGAGATAGAATTGTTAGGTGAATTTTCTCAAAAAGATATAGAGTTATATAAGAAAAATATTGCAGAAGAGTTTTTTTTTATCAAACCTAAAATAGAAAATAAAGGATATGTACAATTAATGAGAGAACTTAATGAAAGTGATGGTAATGCTTAA
- the rfaE1 gene encoding D-glycero-beta-D-manno-heptose-7-phosphate kinase: protein MISAKRLKEILENFNKVKIAVVGDMMLDEYLIGKVNRISPEAPVPVVNIEEERFVLGGASNVANNLKSLDAEVVVYGVVGRDENGEKFINELNLKKIDASAIVKDPMRPTIIKSRVLSQGQQLLRLDREKDTEISKEIQNVIIKNLKENIDSIDAILLSDYNKGVLTKYVSEEIINIANKNNKKTIVDPKPQNFKNYKGATSVTPNRKELLDYFGMKKFKSEDEIAQKMKEIKNELELDNVVLTRSEEGISLFENEHKRIPTVAREVYDVTGAGDTFISTFLLSISAGANLYEAGVIANMASGIVVGKVGTATATRKEILEFYHDEMKK, encoded by the coding sequence ATGATTTCTGCTAAAAGACTGAAAGAGATACTGGAGAATTTCAATAAAGTGAAAATTGCAGTTGTCGGAGATATGATGTTGGATGAATATCTCATAGGGAAAGTGAACAGAATTTCTCCTGAAGCTCCTGTTCCTGTAGTAAATATAGAAGAAGAAAGGTTTGTTTTGGGAGGAGCATCAAATGTTGCCAATAATTTAAAAAGTCTTGATGCTGAGGTTGTAGTTTACGGTGTTGTTGGACGGGATGAAAACGGAGAAAAGTTTATAAATGAGCTGAATCTGAAAAAAATAGATGCTTCAGCCATTGTAAAAGATCCGATGAGGCCAACAATAATAAAAAGCAGAGTACTTTCACAAGGGCAGCAATTGCTAAGGCTCGATAGAGAAAAAGATACTGAAATTTCCAAAGAAATACAAAATGTAATTATAAAAAATCTGAAAGAAAATATAGACAGTATTGATGCAATTCTATTGTCCGATTACAATAAAGGAGTTCTTACAAAATATGTTTCGGAAGAAATAATAAATATTGCAAATAAAAATAATAAAAAAACTATTGTTGATCCGAAACCTCAGAATTTTAAAAATTACAAAGGAGCAACATCCGTTACACCTAATAGAAAAGAACTTCTTGATTATTTCGGAATGAAAAAATTTAAAAGCGAAGATGAAATTGCACAGAAAATGAAAGAGATTAAAAACGAGCTGGAACTTGATAATGTAGTACTGACAAGGAGTGAAGAAGGTATCTCTCTTTTTGAAAATGAACATAAGAGAATTCCCACTGTTGCAAGGGAAGTTTACGATGTGACAGGGGCAGGAGATACTTTTATTTCAACTTTTTTACTCTCAATAAGTGCCGGAGCGAATTTATATGAAGCAGGTGTAATTGCAAATATGGCTTCAGGTATTGTGGTGGGAAAAGTAGGAACGGCAACTGCTACAAGAAAAGAAATACTTGAATTTTATCATGATGAAATGAAAAAATAA
- a CDS encoding 5-oxoproline transporter, DUF969 family subunit, whose translation MNLWILIGIIIIVVGFTLKFDVLAVVLTAGIMTGLTAGIKFDAILEIIGKAFIDNRFMSIFLINFPIIVLLERYGLKERSIILINHLKNTTPGKILASYVVIRSFAVSLSIKIGGHIRCIRPLIFPMVEAAARSYKTKELTEKETEELKGLSAAVENYGSFFARNIFIGDPGILLILSTLKENGFNISPHKLVLYSIPIGIITILFTFIQVILYDKKLKKEKNNLKGGSK comes from the coding sequence ATGAATTTGTGGATACTTATAGGTATCATTATTATTGTTGTAGGATTTACTTTAAAATTTGATGTATTAGCTGTTGTCCTTACTGCAGGAATTATGACAGGATTGACAGCAGGGATAAAATTTGATGCAATCCTTGAAATTATAGGAAAAGCTTTCATTGATAACAGATTTATGTCTATTTTTTTAATTAACTTTCCTATTATTGTTTTATTAGAAAGGTATGGTTTAAAAGAAAGAAGTATAATTTTAATAAATCATCTTAAAAATACTACTCCCGGAAAAATCTTAGCTTCCTATGTAGTTATTCGTTCATTTGCAGTTTCTCTTTCTATAAAAATAGGAGGGCATATTAGATGTATAAGACCTCTCATTTTTCCAATGGTTGAAGCTGCTGCTAGATCTTATAAAACAAAAGAATTAACAGAAAAAGAAACCGAAGAATTAAAAGGATTAAGTGCTGCAGTTGAAAATTATGGAAGTTTCTTTGCTAGAAATATATTTATTGGTGATCCAGGGATACTTTTAATTCTTAGTACATTAAAAGAGAATGGTTTTAATATTTCTCCTCATAAATTAGTTCTTTATTCAATTCCTATAGGAATTATTACTATCCTATTTACTTTTATTCAAGTAATTCTTTATGATAAAAAACTTAAAAAAGAAAAAAATAATTTAAAAGGAGGTAGTAAATAA
- a CDS encoding radical SAM protein, whose product MNTINYILPKKDSLFEPLNSIRVKITDSCKWNCYWCHNEGTGSRTKKLIQEIDFFNEKFWEEFVKFTKLLNITEVHLTGGEPSLHPKISEIIKKLNSNNYIVKMTSIGSEKYIFDKIIMSGIHSINFSLHAINKEHMYETQINRSKKSIDYNHKKLLEIIEYSKNKGIDIKINTVLANKKDFERANDVLQWASKRKIPVRLLPEINKNKESIRAIIEFLKSLRAKESRRKYILGSSSGTIFYNIPKIGEIGFKVLIPNYLNSMCKQCKIKELGMCNEYFYGIRLEKRLDDFYLRLCIHKTSEETFFRMKDSINSMVFNEIKMKRLCKRRED is encoded by the coding sequence ATGAATACTATTAATTATATTTTACCCAAAAAAGATTCTTTATTTGAACCCTTGAATAGTATTCGTGTTAAAATTACAGATAGTTGTAAGTGGAATTGTTACTGGTGTCATAATGAAGGAACGGGAAGTAGAACTAAAAAGTTAATTCAAGAGATTGATTTTTTTAATGAAAAATTTTGGGAAGAATTTGTAAAATTTACAAAATTGTTAAATATTACGGAAGTTCATCTTACTGGTGGAGAACCTAGCTTACATCCCAAAATAAGTGAAATAATAAAAAAGTTAAATAGCAATAATTATATTGTAAAAATGACTTCTATTGGAAGTGAAAAGTATATATTTGATAAAATTATTATGTCAGGCATTCATTCTATTAATTTTAGTCTACATGCCATAAATAAAGAACACATGTATGAAACACAAATTAATCGTTCAAAAAAGTCTATTGATTATAATCACAAAAAGCTTTTAGAAATAATTGAATATTCTAAAAATAAAGGAATAGATATAAAAATTAATACTGTGTTAGCAAATAAAAAAGACTTTGAAAGGGCAAACGATGTTCTTCAATGGGCTAGTAAAAGAAAAATTCCAGTGAGATTACTACCTGAAATAAATAAAAATAAAGAATCAATAAGAGCAATTATTGAATTTTTAAAAAGCTTAAGAGCAAAAGAGTCAAGAAGAAAGTATATTTTAGGAAGTTCATCTGGAACAATATTTTATAATATTCCTAAAATTGGAGAAATTGGATTTAAAGTTTTAATTCCAAATTACTTAAATTCAATGTGCAAACAATGTAAAATTAAAGAATTAGGAATGTGTAATGAATATTTTTATGGTATTCGTTTAGAAAAAAGACTAGATGATTTTTATTTAAGGTTATGTATACATAAAACTTCTGAAGAAACTTTTTTTAGAATGAAAGATTCTATAAATTCTATGGTGTTTAATGAAATAAAAATGAAAAGATTATGTAAAAGAAGGGAGGATTAA